The following is a genomic window from Adhaeribacter radiodurans.
GGCGCGCCGATAAAGAACTGGCTGGTGGCGGCTCTTTAATGGATATTGGTGTTTACAGCTTAAATGCCATGCGGTACTTAACCGGCGAAGAGCCCGTAGAAATATCGGCCATGATGCACAGCGACCCCAATGATCCCCGATTTAAAGAAGTAGAAGAAACAGTAGCTTTTTCGTTACGTTTCCCGAGCGGCGTATTGGCCAATTGCAGTTCCAGTTACGGGTACGATAGCGTAAAACGTTTCCAGGCTTTTGGCTCCAAAGGTACGCTCATTTTAGACCCGGCTACCGATTACTACGAACATAACCTGGAACTGAAACTGGAAGATGGCAAGCACGAGGTGCAAGTGAAAGAAGAAGACCATTTTGCCGCCGAAATAGATCACTTATCCGAATGTGTACTGGAAAATAAAACACCTAAAACGCCCGGCGAAGAAGGTTTGCGCGATGTAAAATACATGATGGCCATTTACGAAGCCGCTAAACAAGGTAAGCCAGTGAAAGTATAGTTTCTTTTAATTTTAAAAGAATTTTAGTCAGTAATTCCTCAATCAGGCTTAAAAATTAATGGTTTTTGATAAGAAGTTTAGCGGTTATACCTTCATAAAATAGGAATAATGGCAGGTTTAAGCGTTTTACCCGCTAAGAGCTACAAAGATTTAACGTACCTGTATCTGTAAATGAGTATTTTATGGCTATCCCTGAAAGGTAAAAGCCGTATACTAATCGCATTAATATGGGGGCACGTTTACCGGAATGGGTTGATAGGTTTTCTTTTTATCCGGAAACGGGTAAACGGGTCAGCATTTATTTTACTATTATTGCAGCTTATATTATTGGTTAAACTCTTCCTACATGAAAATTCACAAAGAAGGACGTAAAATTTTACTTTTTACCTTTCTGGGATTACTTATTGTGAACCTGCTTTTATTTCGGTTAAATGCACCCCACGAAACCTTCAATAAAATTTTCCTGGCGATTTCTGTTATTGCATTTCTGCTTTTGCTGCAGTTTTTCCGGAGCCCTTTCCGTACTTTAATTACTCACGAAGATTTAGTAATTGCACCCGCCGATGGCAAAGTAGTAGTAATTGAGAATGTGCACGAACCGGAATTTTTTAAAGATACCCGCAAGCAGATTTCTATTTTTATGTCGCCGATTAATGTGCACATTACCCGCAACCCGGTATCGGGCATTGTAAAGTATTTTAAATACCATCCCGGCAATTATTTTGTGGCCTGGCACCCAAAATCGAGTACTAAAAACGAACGTACCACGGTAGTGGTAACTTCCGATGCCGGCCCGGATATTTTATTCCGGCAAATTGCCGGCGCCATGGCCCGCCGCATTGTGTGGTACGTAACCGAAGGCGACGAAGTAAACCAGGGCGAAGAATTTGGTTTTATTAAGTTTGGCTCGCGCGTAGATATTTTTGTACCGGTTGATACCGATATAAAAGTAAACCTCGGCGAGAAAACCAAAGGTGGCCAAACCGTTATAGCCCAATTAAAAACTACCGGTTCTTTCTTTGGGTAATTAGCCCTAAAAGTAGCTTTACTTATAATTTATATTTTAAAACCAGGTACTCATTAACTCAGCTAATCGTTCCAGATATACTTTATCCGTTTCGTCGAAATCATTTAATTGGTCGCTGTCTACATCGAGTACCATCACTACTTCGTTGTTTTTAAACACTGGCACTACAATCTCAGATTTAGAATCGGAACTGCAGGCAATGTGGCCCGGAAAAGCCTCCACATCAGGTACCAGCATGGTTTCGCGGCGGGTGTAACAGGCGCCGCAAACGCCTTTGTTAAAAGCAATGCGCGTACAAGCCACCGGCCCCTGAAACGGACCCAATACCAACTCGCGTTCTTTTACCAGGTAAGCGCCCACCCAGAAAAAATTTAACCCAAATTTTAAAGCCGCCATTACATTAGCAAGGTTGGCCACTAAATCGCTTTCCCCGGTTACCAAAGCTTCTATCTGGGGTAATAAAGTTTCGTACTTTTCTGTTTTTGTTAAATTCTGATCAACAACTACACTTTCAGCCATTTTAAGTAATAAGTAATAGGTTACAAGTTATATGTTTCGCGTTCTGCGTAGAACGTTACTGGTATTTTCGGTAAATAAACAGTTCATCGTCCCCGATTGTTGCAGTTTGAGTTAAACCGGTAAGGGGTAGGGATGGGGCTTTCACGCCATTTTCTAATTGTTGAGGGCTCCGCAAAACCCGGATTTCGTCCCAAATATCCGAAGCCAGAAAATGATTTAGTAAAATGGTACCGCCTTCTACCAGCACCGATTGTATGGAACGTTGGTGCAAATCAGGTAGTATTTGTTCTAGTAAATCTACGGCTGGGGTGATCTTAACATACTCCAGGTTGGGGGTGTTTTCGTGGCGTTCGTAATTATAAACGAATGTTGGTTGCTTTTTATCGAATACATGTAGGGTAGGCGGCAAGCGTAAATTTTTATCTATCACAATCCGGATGGGGGCATTGCCCGTCCATTCGCGTACATTTAAGTGTGGATTATCCGATAAAGCCGTACGGGTGCCCACCATAATAGCCTGTTCTTCGGTGCGCCATTTATGTACTAACTTTTTAGCCAATGAACCACTAATAGCCGTTGGTTCTCCGTTAGATTGGGCAATAAAGCCATCGGCCGTTTGGGCCCACTTTAAAACAATATACGGTCGCTTGTGCCGGTGAAAAGTAAAAAAACGCTTGTTTAGTTCTGAACCTTCTTCCTCTAATAAGCCCACATGCACTTCGCAGCCGGCATCTAATAACTTCCGGATGCCTCGGCCCGCCACCAAAGGATTCGGATCGGTATTGCAGATAAAAATGCTTCGCACCCCGTGCTCAATTAAAAAATCGGCGCAGGGAGGCGTTTTCCCGTAATGCGAACAAGGTTCCAGGGTAACATATACCTTACATTGCGGCAGTAAACTTTTATCGGCTAAGCTGTTAATGGCATTTACTTCGGCGTGCGGCCCACCGTATTGTTGGTGACAGCCCTCCCCAATAATTTTACCTTTATACGTTACCACGCAGCCTACCATCGGATTGGGCCGGGTAGTATTATGGCCCAGAGCAGCTAGTTCCAACGCCCGCCGCATGTACAATTCATCTGCAAATCTCATTTCAGAAATTCTTATTTTTGTAAAGTAAGTTGTTAGACACGAATGGAAATAAATATTTTACCTTTATCGGACACTTTACCCGGTAGTTACCCACTTTGAGCTACAACTTAAAACTTGTTAATTAAACTACCCGAACATACACCTTAAAAATTACTTTGTTTGAAAAATTTGCAGGATTTGCTACAACATTTAACCCGGGAACTAACTTTGGTTTACGACCTCACCGAAGCAAATAGTATTGCCTGGTTATTGGTAGAGCACGAGTTAGGCTGGAACCGCACGCAAATAAGCTTACGCAAACAAGAACCTATCCGTCCGGAAATCTGGCAAAAATTTACCCCGTATCTGAAGCGCCTGCAAAACCATGAGCCCTTACAGTATATTACCGGTCGGGCTTACTTTTACGATCTAGAATTGCAGGTAACCCCCGACGTGCTGATTCCGCGCCCGGAAACCGAAGAACTGGTACAACTTATCATTCAGGAAAATAAAAGTTTTGCTAAGCTGCAAATATTGGATGTGGGCACCGGAAGTGGTTGCATTGCTATCGCCTTAAACAAGAATTTACCCCAGGCTACCGTGTACGGGATGGATGTATCGGAACCAGCCTTGGCCGTTGCGCGCCATAATGCTGAACAATATCAACTGCCCATTCATTGGCTACAGCACGATATTTTTAAATCACCCTTACCAGTACCTGCGCAAAGCTTGCAGGTACTGGTAAGTAACCCACCATATGTACTTGAAAGTGAGAAAGATCAGATGCGCCGGAATGTACTA
Proteins encoded in this region:
- the ribD gene encoding bifunctional diaminohydroxyphosphoribosylaminopyrimidine deaminase/5-amino-6-(5-phosphoribosylamino)uracil reductase RibD, with the translated sequence MRFADELYMRRALELAALGHNTTRPNPMVGCVVTYKGKIIGEGCHQQYGGPHAEVNAINSLADKSLLPQCKVYVTLEPCSHYGKTPPCADFLIEHGVRSIFICNTDPNPLVAGRGIRKLLDAGCEVHVGLLEEEGSELNKRFFTFHRHKRPYIVLKWAQTADGFIAQSNGEPTAISGSLAKKLVHKWRTEEQAIMVGTRTALSDNPHLNVREWTGNAPIRIVIDKNLRLPPTLHVFDKKQPTFVYNYERHENTPNLEYVKITPAVDLLEQILPDLHQRSIQSVLVEGGTILLNHFLASDIWDEIRVLRSPQQLENGVKAPSLPLTGLTQTATIGDDELFIYRKYQ
- a CDS encoding GAF domain-containing protein, yielding MAESVVVDQNLTKTEKYETLLPQIEALVTGESDLVANLANVMAALKFGLNFFWVGAYLVKERELVLGPFQGPVACTRIAFNKGVCGACYTRRETMLVPDVEAFPGHIACSSDSKSEIVVPVFKNNEVVMVLDVDSDQLNDFDETDKVYLERLAELMSTWF
- the prmC gene encoding peptide chain release factor N(5)-glutamine methyltransferase yields the protein MKNLQDLLQHLTRELTLVYDLTEANSIAWLLVEHELGWNRTQISLRKQEPIRPEIWQKFTPYLKRLQNHEPLQYITGRAYFYDLELQVTPDVLIPRPETEELVQLIIQENKSFAKLQILDVGTGSGCIAIALNKNLPQATVYGMDVSEPALAVARHNAEQYQLPIHWLQHDIFKSPLPVPAQSLQVLVSNPPYVLESEKDQMRRNVLDFEPHLALFVPDTDALIYYQRIAEVAKQLLLPAGKLYFEINEKYAVALERMLQEYHFQNIRTHTDLFGKDRFVSAQYSGVN
- a CDS encoding phosphatidylserine decarboxylase family protein encodes the protein MKIHKEGRKILLFTFLGLLIVNLLLFRLNAPHETFNKIFLAISVIAFLLLLQFFRSPFRTLITHEDLVIAPADGKVVVIENVHEPEFFKDTRKQISIFMSPINVHITRNPVSGIVKYFKYHPGNYFVAWHPKSSTKNERTTVVVTSDAGPDILFRQIAGAMARRIVWYVTEGDEVNQGEEFGFIKFGSRVDIFVPVDTDIKVNLGEKTKGGQTVIAQLKTTGSFFG